In Cellulomonas sp. Y8, the genomic stretch TCATCGCCGGGCTGCACGCGCGGGGCATGAAGCTGCTCATGGACCTGGTGGTCAACCACACGTCCGACGAGCACCCGTGGTTCCTGGAGAGCCGGAGCGGCCCGGCGAGCCCGAAGCGGGACTGGTACTGGTGGCGGCCGCCGCGCGACGGCATGGCGCCGGGGCAGCCCGGCGCGGAGCCGACCAACTGGCACTCGTTCTTCTCCGGCTCGACCTGGGAGCTGGACGACGCGTCCGGCGAGTACTACCTGCACCTGTTCAGCCGGAAGCAGCCCGACCTCAACTGGGAGAACCCGGAGGTCCGGCAGGCCGTCTACGCGATGATGCACTGGTGGCTGGACCGCGGGGTCGACGGCTTCCGGATGGACGTCATCAACCTCATCTCGAAGGACACCGCGCTCCCGGACGGGCCGGTGGTCGCGGGGGTGTGGGGCGATGGCAGCGCGCACTACACGGACGGCCCGCGGGTGCACGAGTACCTGCACGAGATGCACCGCGAGGTGTTCGAGGGCCGGGCGGACCGGCTGCTGACCGTGGGGGAGACCCCGGGCGTCACGCTGGAGGAGGCGCGGAAGTACACCGACCCCGACCGGCGCGAGGTCGACATGGTGTTCCAGTTCGAGCACGTCGGCCTGGACCACGGCCCCGGGGGCAAGTTCGACCCGAGGCCGCTGCGGCTGACCGACCTCAAGGCGACGTTCGGGCGCTGGCAGGCGGGGCTCGCGGACGCGGGCTGGAACAGCCTGTACTGGGACAACCACGACCAGCCGCGCGTGGTGTCCCGGTTCGGCGACGACGGGAAGCACCGCCGGGAGTCGGCGAAGGCCCTCGCGACGCTGCTCCACCTGCACCGCGGGACGCCGTACGTCTACCAGGGCGAGGAGCTCGGGATGACGAACGCGCACTTCACGCGGTTCGACCAGTACCGGGACATCGAGTCGGTCAACCACGTCGCCCAGGCCCGCACGCTCGCGTCGGCGACGGACGAGCAGCTGCTCGCGGGCCTGGCGGCGATGAGCCGGGACAACGCGCGCACGCCGGTGCAGTGGGACGACTCGCCGCAGGCGGGGTTCACCACCGGGACCCCGTGGCTCGCGGTGAACCCGAACCACGTCGAGATCAACGCGGCCGCCGAGCGCGCCGACCCGGGGTCGGTGTTCCACCACCACCGCCGGCTGATCGAGCTCCGGCACGCCGACCCGGTCGTGGCGCTCGGCGACTTCACGATGCTGCTGCCCGAGGACGAGCAGGTGTACGCGTACACCCGCGAGCTCGACGGCGACGCGCTGCTGGTCGTCGTGAACGTGTCGGGGGAGGAGCGGGTCGTCGACCTCGGGGACGCCTGGCCGCTCGCGGACGACGGCGGCTGGGGCGACCTGGTGCTCGGGACGCACGCCGACGCCGGGGAGCCGACGACGCTGCGGCCGTGGGAGGCCCGGGTGGTGCGGCGGGCGTGAGCCCGCCGCCTCCCGTCACTGCTGGACGTCGACCACCACGCGCACCGGGTCGGGGAGCAGGTAGGCCCGGAACGGGCGCGGCTCGCCGGTCACGCCCACGAACGCCTGGGTCTGCGCCTCGAACGTGCCGAGCAGCACGGCCTCGGTGACCGCCGTGGTGCCGGCGGCGGTGACCGGCTCCCGCAGCGGGAACTCGGTCTGGCCGGTGTCGTGCGGGTACGCGGTCCCGGTGAGGACGACCTGCAGCGGGCTGTCGCCGGCGACGTCGACGGTCTCGCCGGTCGGGTCCTCGACGGCCGCGTCGACGTACTCGACGCGCCAGCCGGGCGTCCCGGTCCCGCCGAGCTCGAAGACGACGCGGTCGTAGCCGGCGTGGTGGCCGACGCGCACGTCGGTGACGGTGAGGGTCGCGTCGGCGGACGGGTCCGTGGTGTCGGGGGCCGTGTCCGCCGGGAACGGCGGCGCGGCGTCGTCGGCCTGCGCGTCGTCCGGCCGGGTGCCCCCGGTGGGCGAGGCGGACGGGGCGGGCGTGGCGGTCGTCGTGGCGGCGGGCGCGGACGGGGATGCGCCGGTGGTCGCCGGGTCGCCCGCCGTGCCGTCGCCCGAACCGCACGCGGCGACCAGGGCGAGCGCCAGGACGGCGGCGCCGGCGGGCAGCGTGCGGCCGGCGGTGCGGGTTCGCGTCATGCGCACGAGGCTAGGAGCCGCGCACCCGACGCGCCGGGACGCGGGCGGCGCGGCCGGTCACGACTCGGTACCGATCATCTGCTGGACTCGTGCACCACGATGTGAGACGGACCAGGGCGGGCGTGACACCGCACGACGCGCGGCGTAGTGTCACGTGCCATGCGGACGAACCTCCTCCTCGTAGTACTTCCCGAGCGCGCCGGCTGACGCCACGCACGGAAGGCATCGCCCGCGCGCACCCCTCGACCGACCCGGCTCCCCGGGCCCGAGGGGTTTTTTCGTGCCGGCGAGGCATCGCGCGGCACCCACGCGGCCCCGGCCGCAGCAGCACCCGCTCCACCCGCACAGACGCAGGAGACACCGATGGTCCAGGGCCCCCACCCGGCACCGCCCCGCAGGGCGGCCGCGGCCGCAGCGCCCGCCGGCGCCACCGAGGCGCGCGAGCCGGCGCGTCTCGCCGCACCCGCCGCGCAGCCGCGCCCCGTCGTCACCGAGCAGGTCACCGGCGCGAAGTCGATCGTCCGCTCGCTCGAGGAGGCCGGCGCCGAGGTCGTCTTCGGCATCCCCGGCGGCGCGATCCTGCCGACGTACGACCCGCTGATGGACTCCACCCGGCTCCGGCACATCCTCGTGCGGCACGAGCAGGGCGGCGGCCACGCGGCGACCGGCTACGCCCAGGCCACCGGCAAGGTCGGTGTCACGATGGCGACCTCGGGCCCGGGCGCGACCAACCTGGTGACCCCGATCGCCGACGCGAACATGGACTCGATCCCGCTGGTCGCGATCACCGGCCAGGTCGGCGCGTCGCTGATCGGCACGGACGCGTTCCAGGAGGCCGACATCGTCGGCATCACGCTGCCGATCACCAAGCACAACTTCCTGGTGACCGACCCGGACGACATCCCGCGGACGATCGCCGAGGCGTTCCACATCGCGTCGACCGGCCGCCCGGGCCCGGTGCTCGTGGACATCGCCAAGTCGGCGATGCAGACCGACACCACGTTCACCTGGCCGCAGCAGCTGGACCTGCCGGGCTACCACCCGGTGACCAAGCCGCACGGCAAGCAGATCCGCGAGGCCGCCCGGCTGCTGGCGACGGCCCGCCGCCCGGTGCTGATGGTCGGCGGCGGCGTGATCCGCTCCGGCGCGTCCGCCGAGCTGCGCCGCCTGGTCGACGAGTCCGGCGCCGCCGTGGTGACCACGCTGATGGCCCGCGGCGCGCTGCCCGACACCCACCCGCAGCACCTCGGCATGCCCGGCATGCACGGCACGGTGGCCGCGGTCGCCGCGCTGCAGAAGGCCGACCTGGTCGTGGCGCTCGGCGCGCGGTTCGACGACCGGGTGACCGGCAAGCTGTCGTCGTTCGCCCCGAACGCGACGATCGTGCACGCCGACATCGACCCCGCGGAGATCGGCAAGAACCGCGCGGCGGACGTGCCGATCGTCGGCGACCTGCGCGAGGTCATCGCGGACCTGCTGCCGGAGCTCGCCCGCGAGCAGGTGCAGCACGGCAAGCCGGACCTCGAGGCCTGGTGGCAGCAGATCGACTCCTGGCGCGAGACCTTCCCGCTGGGCTACGACGAGCCGACCGACGGCCACCTGGCGCCGCAGCACGTCATCTCCCGGATCGGCGAGCTGTCCGGCCCGGAGTCGATCTTCGTGTCCGGCGTGGGCCAGCACCAGATGTGGGCCGCGCAGTTCATCAAGTACCAGCGGCCGAACTCCTGGCTGAACTCCGGCGGCCTCGGGACGATGGGCTTCTCGGTGCCTGCCGCGATGGGCGCGAAGGTCGGCGCCCCTGACCGCACGGTCTGGGCGATCGACGGCGACGGCTGCTTCCAGATGACCAACCAGGAGCTCGCCACCTGCACGATCAACGAGATCCCGATCAAGGTCGCG encodes the following:
- a CDS encoding alpha-glucosidase yields the protein MAWTVEDAPWWTRAVVYQIYPRSFQDSDGDGVGDLRGIISRLDHLSALGVDVVWLSPIYRSPQDDNGYDISDYQDVDPSFGTLADLDELIAGLHARGMKLLMDLVVNHTSDEHPWFLESRSGPASPKRDWYWWRPPRDGMAPGQPGAEPTNWHSFFSGSTWELDDASGEYYLHLFSRKQPDLNWENPEVRQAVYAMMHWWLDRGVDGFRMDVINLISKDTALPDGPVVAGVWGDGSAHYTDGPRVHEYLHEMHREVFEGRADRLLTVGETPGVTLEEARKYTDPDRREVDMVFQFEHVGLDHGPGGKFDPRPLRLTDLKATFGRWQAGLADAGWNSLYWDNHDQPRVVSRFGDDGKHRRESAKALATLLHLHRGTPYVYQGEELGMTNAHFTRFDQYRDIESVNHVAQARTLASATDEQLLAGLAAMSRDNARTPVQWDDSPQAGFTTGTPWLAVNPNHVEINAAAERADPGSVFHHHRRLIELRHADPVVALGDFTMLLPEDEQVYAYTRELDGDALLVVVNVSGEERVVDLGDAWPLADDGGWGDLVLGTHADAGEPTTLRPWEARVVRRA
- a CDS encoding acetolactate synthase large subunit; protein product: MVQGPHPAPPRRAAAAAAPAGATEAREPARLAAPAAQPRPVVTEQVTGAKSIVRSLEEAGAEVVFGIPGGAILPTYDPLMDSTRLRHILVRHEQGGGHAATGYAQATGKVGVTMATSGPGATNLVTPIADANMDSIPLVAITGQVGASLIGTDAFQEADIVGITLPITKHNFLVTDPDDIPRTIAEAFHIASTGRPGPVLVDIAKSAMQTDTTFTWPQQLDLPGYHPVTKPHGKQIREAARLLATARRPVLMVGGGVIRSGASAELRRLVDESGAAVVTTLMARGALPDTHPQHLGMPGMHGTVAAVAALQKADLVVALGARFDDRVTGKLSSFAPNATIVHADIDPAEIGKNRAADVPIVGDLREVIADLLPELAREQVQHGKPDLEAWWQQIDSWRETFPLGYDEPTDGHLAPQHVISRIGELSGPESIFVSGVGQHQMWAAQFIKYQRPNSWLNSGGLGTMGFSVPAAMGAKVGAPDRTVWAIDGDGCFQMTNQELATCTINEIPIKVAVINNSSLGMVRQWQTLFYESRYSNTDLHTGHGTIHVPDFVKLADAYGAVGLRCETTADVDATIKRAMEIDDQPVVVDFTVSRDSMVWPMVAAGVSNDDIQYARGISPAWDRED